The Populus nigra chromosome 14, ddPopNigr1.1, whole genome shotgun sequence genome has a segment encoding these proteins:
- the LOC133672861 gene encoding endonuclease III homolog 1, chloroplastic-like isoform X2 yields the protein MSVAVIRVPCSLQTTFGLIVKCKKMPNTRFSSKSLQSKTEISTSDTVPGPNEVSVPEVRVFVRKRKVKTTVEAAEKEVKVEPRKQKLSALPDIEEFAYKKGNGSALISKLKSSENALPVDSEAASTIRSAGEPPLNWDKVLEGIHKMRSSEDAPVDTMGCEKAGISLPPEERRFAVLASALLSSQTKDHVTHGAIQRLQQNNLLTADAIDKADETAIKDLIYPVGFYTRKASNLKKIAKICLLKYDGDIPSSLEDLLSLPGIGPKMAHLVMNIAWNNVQGICVDTHVHRICNRLGWVAQPGTKQKTSTPEETREALQLWLPKDEWVPINPLL from the exons ATGTCTGTAGCTGTCATCAGAGTTCCTTGTTCACTACAAACGACATTCGGGCTCATcgtcaaatgtaaaaaaatgccAAACACAAGATTCTCCTCTAAATCCCTCCAATCCAAAACAGAGATTTCCACTTCAGACACAGTCCCAG GTCCCAATGAAGTTTCTGTGCCAGAAGTTCGTGTTTTTGTGAGGAAAAGGAAAGTGAAAACCACTGTTGAGGCTGCTGAAAAGGAGGTTAAAGTAGAGCCCAGGAAGCAGAAA TTATCTGCTTTACCTGACATTGAAGAATTTGCATACAAGAAAGGAAATGGTTCTGCCCTGATAA GCAAGTTAAAATCTTCCGAAAATGCGCTTCCTGTGGACAGTGAAGCTGCTTCTACTATTAGGTCAGCAG GTGAACCACCTCTCAACTGGGACAAAGTCCTTGAAGGGATTCACAAAATGAGGTCTTCTGAAGATGCACCAGTAGACACCATGGGATGTGAGAAAGCTGGCATTTCTCTTCCTCCTGAG GAAAGAAGATTTGCGGTCTTGGCATCAGCACTTCTCTCAAGCCAAACAAAGGATCATGTTACTCATG GAGCAATTCAGCGTCTTCAGCAAAACAATCTGCTTACTGCTGATGCCATTGACAAAGCTGATGAAACAGCAATCAAGGACTTGATTTACCCG GTTGGCTTTTATACAAGAAAAGCTagtaatttgaagaaaattgcaaaaatttGTCTCTTGAAGTATGATGGTGATATACCTAGTTCTTTGGAGGACTTACTGTCCCTTCCAGGGATAGGACCAAAGATGGCTCATTTG GTAATGAATATTGCTTGGAACAATGTTCAAGGGATTTGTGTAGATACTCATGTGCACCGCATTTGCAACCGCCTTGGATGGGTGGCACAGCCAGGCACAAAACAG AAAACTTCAACTCCTGAGGAAACAAGAGAGGCTTTGCAATTATGGCTTCCAAAGGACGAATGGGTTCCAATAAACCCTCTTTTG TGA
- the LOC133672861 gene encoding endonuclease III homolog 1, chloroplastic-like isoform X1, with translation MSVAVIRVPCSLQTTFGLIVKCKKMPNTRFSSKSLQSKTEISTSDTVPGPNEVSVPEVRVFVRKRKVKTTVEAAEKEVKVEPRKQKLSALPDIEEFAYKKGNGSALISKLKSSENALPVDSEAASTIRSAGEPPLNWDKVLEGIHKMRSSEDAPVDTMGCEKAGISLPPEERRFAVLASALLSSQTKDHVTHGAIQRLQQNNLLTADAIDKADETAIKDLIYPVGFYTRKASNLKKIAKICLLKYDGDIPSSLEDLLSLPGIGPKMAHLVMNIAWNNVQGICVDTHVHRICNRLGWVAQPGTKQKTSTPEETREALQLWLPKDEWVPINPLLVGFGQTICTPLRPRCGVCCISEFCPSAFKETSSPASKQKRSGGSKKL, from the exons ATGTCTGTAGCTGTCATCAGAGTTCCTTGTTCACTACAAACGACATTCGGGCTCATcgtcaaatgtaaaaaaatgccAAACACAAGATTCTCCTCTAAATCCCTCCAATCCAAAACAGAGATTTCCACTTCAGACACAGTCCCAG GTCCCAATGAAGTTTCTGTGCCAGAAGTTCGTGTTTTTGTGAGGAAAAGGAAAGTGAAAACCACTGTTGAGGCTGCTGAAAAGGAGGTTAAAGTAGAGCCCAGGAAGCAGAAA TTATCTGCTTTACCTGACATTGAAGAATTTGCATACAAGAAAGGAAATGGTTCTGCCCTGATAA GCAAGTTAAAATCTTCCGAAAATGCGCTTCCTGTGGACAGTGAAGCTGCTTCTACTATTAGGTCAGCAG GTGAACCACCTCTCAACTGGGACAAAGTCCTTGAAGGGATTCACAAAATGAGGTCTTCTGAAGATGCACCAGTAGACACCATGGGATGTGAGAAAGCTGGCATTTCTCTTCCTCCTGAG GAAAGAAGATTTGCGGTCTTGGCATCAGCACTTCTCTCAAGCCAAACAAAGGATCATGTTACTCATG GAGCAATTCAGCGTCTTCAGCAAAACAATCTGCTTACTGCTGATGCCATTGACAAAGCTGATGAAACAGCAATCAAGGACTTGATTTACCCG GTTGGCTTTTATACAAGAAAAGCTagtaatttgaagaaaattgcaaaaatttGTCTCTTGAAGTATGATGGTGATATACCTAGTTCTTTGGAGGACTTACTGTCCCTTCCAGGGATAGGACCAAAGATGGCTCATTTG GTAATGAATATTGCTTGGAACAATGTTCAAGGGATTTGTGTAGATACTCATGTGCACCGCATTTGCAACCGCCTTGGATGGGTGGCACAGCCAGGCACAAAACAG AAAACTTCAACTCCTGAGGAAACAAGAGAGGCTTTGCAATTATGGCTTCCAAAGGACGAATGGGTTCCAATAAACCCTCTTTTG GTGGGATTTGGGCAGACAATTTGTACTCCACTTAGACCTAGATGTGGAGTGTGCTGCATAAGTGAGTTCTGTCCATCTGCATTCAAGGAGACCTCAAGTCCGGCATCCAAGCAGAAAAGGTCCGGTGGGAGCAAAAAGCTCTAA